The Saprospiraceae bacterium genome includes a window with the following:
- a CDS encoding Ig-like domain-containing protein yields MKSIQFLNRQSEKIGIDSLRFATTLIGLLYACTLAGSGLNELSVKSTFYASPANNSQFTNPGTYTFTVPAGVTSITVDAVGGGGRGGSRTSGSGAYGGGGGGGFSRHTLTVSPGQTYTVTVGAGATSTNAGGDSWVSVNTLGNAFVLAKGGNSVPNNTSTGAAGGNASSGLGSIRFSGGNGANGVSTNGGGGGSSASSYGNGTSGSGSNGGIAPLNGGNGGNGRTGSNGNGLPGASPGGGGGGSYRTSSNTVGGNGGNGMVIITYAAVEICNNGIDDDGDGLIDNADLDCVTLCATGSILLERWLNVSGSNVSQLTSNSNYPNSPSETAQITSFQSGTNIADNYGTRVRGYLSPSLTGFYLFNVNSDDQSELYLSHDPNEDNKNLIASVSSWTNPGEYNKFSSQTSSEIYLVAGQIYYIELLHKEGTGGDHFQVSWQTPVTSSWAIIPGSNLRSFGCVELCGNGIDDDGDGLIDCNDPDCNLVNNSEFNDGLTNWTLYTQSATNATLNQDNTSKLSGVNSARINISSTSGTDWHAQLAQTGKSLVQGERYEISFDAMASSNRNISLSIQLGQSPWTNYHYQIFGLTATKQSFSTQFTAGANISNLANILFNVATNAGVVWIDNVKFRVICDGVSACDIPIFNFRNPTLVSGTAGNTGAVYKFSNVLPQTDAHVTLVGKTHSDIVLLSLDEPAATNGGYDDAFQPIIDYNWYNGGGPMDPAGEKSMTFRFNFYEANTTTPKNISQISMTALDVDGDAFTIREFVQASGFDGYQLQSPTTLNISGSLKAKGSLPAFPGVDENDLTGMISFIYNNENTVTVTYGADFSGLSYNSSVGEERLNSLYFKCYQFNTFVECPTAEVTGSGLICPGQTVTLTANKYGSVGNCQLQWQSSSDGAIWNNIVGATGNYYTTTALFNDTYFRVVYNCDGRPECGENASNVKIVITEPKINLTGSATICVGATTTLSPTAGGTWFSSNPSIATINSSGVVTGIGTGNATFTFTETSTGCTSLPSATVTVTASPIALIAGTNSICPGQNSTFTASGGTSYVWSTSATTAAINVSTAGTYTVTVTNAAGCTSTATRTLTVNSNPTAFIGGTNIICAGTGTIFTASGGTSYVWNTSSTTAAINVSNAGTYTVTVTNTAGCTSTATRILTVNANPIASISGTNIICSGTGSTFTANGGTSYVWNTSATTAAINVSTAGTYTVTVTNTAGCTSNTTRILTVNANPIASISGTNIICSGTGSTFTASGGTSYLWSTSATTAAINVSAAGTYAVTVTNADGCSASAAKVLTVNENPNAEISGINEICEGSSTTFIASGGTSYLWSTSETTQTITVNTPGTYAVTVTNADGCSASAARVLTVNTNPSAEITGVNSICEGSSTTFTAGGGTSYLWNNSSNQASILVSVAGTYVVTVTNVQGCTTITSKTLTISPSLNVAIEYFGNVCLTDTSKIGAILDGGTEPFTYNWAGPLGFSENSQIVNITTDGNYYVTVTDANGCSGVTNGFVYDRYELFIVSLSTEICEGESINLQVDSPFAVSYQWGANAENATTASVTVLPTFPSSSYQVTVTNDLGCVAVPDININVKPKPIVNITGPNEICVGNTTNLTPNIGGTWISSNPSVASITNGGVVTGISGGTANFVFTNSTTQCSSDPSLNIIVNNKPTVSVTGPNSICKDATTTLSPSSGGTWLSNNSTIASVTSSGIVTGLNAGTATFVFTDNATGCSSLNTTTVTVTDKAGVTISGPQQVCVQNTITLSASSGGGSWVSSNTSVATIHPSTGVLTGVAGGSVVISYMHNSGACSETATYGVLVNQKPTVQITGDTAICAGLSTTLSPTTGGIWVSSNSSVAIVNNDGLVTGIAAGTATFTFTNNGTGCQSDATGVVTIYAKPIITLNGANEICVGSTTTFSPLPNGTWSSNNFNVASISETGVVTGVNPGLVRFAFTAEGSGCVSEESVQISVTNKPVLAINYNGSVCLTDTSQLSVLVTNGTPSFNYNWSGPSGFSRSTALVTIINNGNYSVTVTDSKGCSASISAFVHQRYVPVMVNLNTAVCEGSSVNLAVNASEVVSYQWGSNAGNATTPTVNVTPQFPFSDYTVTVTNTTGCIASVSSQVLVNQKPQISFEGPADICLGHSTSVLPSSGGVWAVTNPSVASITNNGLITGIGQGTTGFIFTLSATGCKSDTSAILTVHSNTPLAVNGPNTICVSGETQLLPVFGGIWTSNNPSIASVTSNGVVTGISQGIAGFTFTSNQGCLNTGGINIIVNEKPFTFVSGDSEICVNAQSQLLPSSGGVWVSNNPVVASVSNEGFITGLSAGDVTFTFTDSNGCVSAPSSEVTVIAKPNIILNGPDSICIGSTTAFLPNSGGIWMSSNPLIATINSQGIVMGINAGQVSFSFMDAATGCSSGNSQLITINSRPVISVSGPTSICLGAETNLLPSSGGVWVSSNPSVATVTNAGVVKGISFGTVTFTFTNTITGCVSNPSSIITVNNGPTVGISGPQTICIGGSTNLFPSTGGSWSSLNPSVATVTNTGIVQGISFGSTGFIFTLTSTGCISAATQSIAVAMKPTVGISGDNIICAGASTTLFPSSGGTWVSNNPSVATVTANGTVTGLTNGVASFRYTSDSGCQSDLTDPVSINGKPLVMFSGPTNICTGLSTNLLPNSGGTWASSNSAIATVENNGLVTGIAAGVVRFAFINSATGCVSDSTQLLTVHPRPVVSSTSSGTLCIGTSTNVFPSTGGIWSSTNQLIASVNNSGLVTGLTPGTTYVSFTQLSTGCISENNIPITVNTRPNVSFIGANTLCIGDNTTLSPNVGGTWTSQNPVVASVTSSGFVLAKNEGFTKFTFTDSSTGCSATTSNNLVVKGRPNISLSGPESICIEGETQFLPSAGGIWESFTPNIAIINNQGTVTGVSQGNALFRFTDSSTGCVSSLSQYIFVFAPKEVSVSGPTEICLGYGTTLFPSDGGVWFSADTTIARVSSNGFVKGIAPGKVSFYFVDTNTGCVTYLPDNSISVINCIDPDFAVTLVNVPVTGNVSTNDDGLQLKVYNQPFLISKPSASMEIITLNNDGTYNFVADKAGKYVYKVPLCIAPNVTGCPGSLLEITVVDHLNSHVDFIVNPDFYTVYQLNTPGREISPSLKPIKNDFCIKSINCNLVSAANIMSVNIHDINSVIDASGNLIYVPATSFKGQDTVFYQLCATECVSSHQIITVNAPSALNSTVGVDDFFMSFSDLPVSGNVMLNDTDPEMDSQSVVQQGSLAAPIVIPSGSYYIASDGNFLFTPASGFSGPVQIVYTVCDDNLNSVCTKATLHLLIVEDYKLRLRVYLEGALMQNGGAKGSDNRPLMRDNLRLNPFTGQNYIPVNDPYSINSYFVQVSSKFVKVGPGTLAKYKTIPDPQTVFNITGQNAIVDWVFVELRSKTDNSKVIATRSGLLQRDGDVVDLDGLSYLSFPGVMEDSFYVVVKHRNHLGVMSGIVSNNELVDFTKPSTTTFDFGSTLNNGFDFTGLAQKSNVVHGYKAMWAGDFDCDGKLKFANPNDDLNMLFFDVLAHPDNLSSSSNFDFGHGYIQGDYDLNGKTKYDNPNDDKNLLFGQILFYPLNSGILSNFNFLIVQVPPSK; encoded by the coding sequence ATGAAGTCAATTCAATTTTTAAATAGACAATCAGAAAAGATTGGTATTGACTCCCTTCGATTTGCAACTACTTTAATTGGGCTTCTTTATGCCTGTACTCTTGCCGGATCCGGTTTAAATGAACTTTCAGTTAAATCAACTTTCTACGCATCTCCTGCAAATAATTCACAATTCACTAATCCAGGTACCTATACTTTTACTGTGCCAGCTGGTGTGACATCTATCACAGTTGATGCTGTTGGTGGTGGTGGTCGTGGTGGGTCCCGTACATCGGGCAGTGGTGCGTATGGTGGCGGTGGTGGTGGCGGATTTTCTCGACATACCCTAACTGTATCTCCGGGTCAAACATATACAGTCACTGTAGGCGCAGGTGCAACTTCTACCAATGCAGGAGGCGATTCCTGGGTTTCTGTCAATACTTTAGGAAATGCATTTGTACTTGCTAAGGGTGGAAATAGCGTCCCTAATAACACTTCAACCGGTGCGGCAGGGGGTAATGCATCATCCGGTTTAGGATCTATCAGATTTAGTGGAGGAAATGGAGCAAACGGTGTATCAACAAACGGAGGTGGTGGTGGATCATCTGCCAGTTCCTATGGCAATGGAACCTCAGGCTCAGGGTCAAATGGTGGTATTGCACCCTTGAATGGTGGTAATGGCGGCAACGGTCGTACCGGTAGTAATGGAAATGGCTTGCCAGGTGCCTCACCTGGTGGTGGCGGCGGTGGATCATACAGAACATCTTCCAATACAGTTGGGGGTAATGGTGGCAATGGTATGGTAATAATAACTTATGCGGCCGTCGAAATATGTAATAACGGGATAGATGATGATGGTGATGGCTTGATTGATAATGCAGATTTGGATTGTGTGACATTATGTGCTACCGGCAGTATATTATTAGAAAGATGGTTAAATGTTTCAGGGTCAAATGTGAGCCAATTAACTTCAAACAGTAACTATCCCAACAGTCCATCCGAAACCGCTCAGATAACCAGTTTTCAAAGCGGCACCAATATAGCCGATAATTACGGTACTCGGGTTAGAGGTTATTTATCGCCATCATTGACAGGTTTTTATCTTTTTAATGTAAATTCAGACGACCAGAGTGAACTTTATCTAAGTCATGATCCAAATGAGGATAATAAAAATTTGATTGCTTCTGTATCCAGTTGGACTAATCCCGGAGAGTACAACAAGTTTTCTTCACAAACATCTTCCGAAATATATTTGGTTGCAGGCCAAATATATTACATTGAACTTCTTCATAAAGAAGGAACTGGTGGAGACCACTTTCAGGTATCCTGGCAAACACCTGTAACCAGTTCCTGGGCTATTATACCTGGAAGTAATTTGAGATCATTTGGGTGTGTTGAATTATGCGGAAACGGAATAGATGATGACGGCGATGGTCTTATTGATTGTAATGATCCGGATTGTAATTTAGTGAATAATTCAGAATTTAATGATGGTTTAACAAATTGGACACTTTACACGCAATCAGCAACCAATGCCACTCTAAATCAGGATAATACTTCAAAATTATCAGGAGTAAACAGTGCAAGAATTAATATCTCTTCTACATCCGGAACTGACTGGCATGCACAGTTAGCACAAACCGGAAAATCTTTAGTACAAGGTGAACGGTATGAAATATCGTTTGATGCTATGGCTTCATCCAACAGAAATATATCACTTTCTATACAGTTGGGACAATCTCCCTGGACAAATTATCATTACCAAATATTTGGGCTGACTGCAACAAAACAATCTTTTTCAACTCAATTCACTGCAGGTGCAAATATTTCCAATCTTGCCAATATTTTATTTAACGTAGCTACAAATGCGGGAGTTGTATGGATAGACAATGTTAAGTTCAGAGTAATTTGCGATGGGGTTTCAGCGTGTGATATTCCCATATTTAATTTCAGAAATCCTACATTAGTTTCGGGGACTGCTGGAAATACCGGAGCAGTATATAAATTTTCAAATGTACTACCGCAAACGGATGCTCATGTAACTTTAGTCGGTAAAACACATTCAGACATTGTTCTTTTAAGTCTGGATGAGCCTGCTGCTACCAACGGAGGTTATGATGATGCCTTTCAACCTATCATTGACTACAATTGGTATAATGGTGGAGGCCCAATGGATCCTGCTGGTGAGAAATCTATGACATTCAGATTTAATTTTTATGAGGCTAATACTACTACTCCTAAAAATATTTCTCAGATCAGTATGACTGCTTTAGATGTTGATGGGGATGCGTTCACTATCAGAGAGTTTGTACAGGCAAGTGGTTTCGATGGATATCAATTGCAATCGCCTACTACTTTGAATATCTCCGGCTCTTTAAAGGCGAAAGGCTCATTGCCTGCATTTCCGGGCGTGGATGAAAATGACCTTACCGGTATGATTTCGTTTATTTATAATAATGAAAATACTGTCACTGTAACATACGGTGCAGACTTTAGTGGACTGTCATATAATTCGTCAGTAGGCGAAGAACGTTTAAATTCGCTATATTTCAAATGTTATCAATTTAATACATTTGTAGAATGTCCTACGGCAGAAGTCACAGGATCGGGTTTAATTTGTCCCGGACAAACTGTAACGCTTACTGCAAATAAATACGGAAGTGTTGGAAATTGTCAATTACAGTGGCAGTCATCCTCTGATGGAGCAATTTGGAACAACATTGTTGGGGCGACCGGAAATTATTACACTACAACAGCGTTATTTAATGATACTTATTTCAGAGTAGTGTATAATTGCGACGGAAGACCGGAATGCGGAGAAAATGCATCAAACGTCAAAATTGTGATAACAGAGCCAAAAATAAATTTGACTGGGTCAGCAACAATTTGCGTAGGAGCTACCACAACTTTGTCTCCCACTGCAGGTGGAACTTGGTTTAGCAGTAATCCGAGCATTGCCACAATTAATAGTTCAGGAGTTGTTACTGGTATTGGAACAGGAAATGCCACATTTACTTTTACAGAGACATCCACCGGATGTACATCTCTTCCTTCCGCCACAGTTACTGTTACAGCTTCTCCCATCGCTTTGATAGCAGGTACTAACAGTATCTGTCCGGGTCAAAATTCTACATTCACAGCAAGTGGTGGTACGAGTTATGTATGGAGTACCTCTGCCACAACAGCAGCGATCAATGTAAGTACAGCAGGGACGTACACAGTAACAGTGACCAATGCAGCCGGATGTACTTCTACCGCAACAAGAACATTAACCGTCAATTCCAATCCGACTGCATTTATAGGTGGTACAAATATAATATGTGCTGGTACTGGTACTATATTCACAGCAAGTGGTGGCACAAGTTATGTATGGAATACCTCTTCCACAACAGCAGCGATCAATGTGAGTAATGCAGGGACGTACACAGTAACCGTGACCAATACCGCCGGATGTACCTCTACCGCAACAAGAATATTAACTGTCAATGCAAATCCCATTGCATCCATAAGTGGCACAAATATAATATGTTCTGGTACTGGTTCCACATTCACAGCAAATGGTGGCACGAGTTATGTATGGAATACCTCTGCCACAACAGCAGCGATCAATGTGAGTACAGCAGGGACGTACACAGTAACAGTGACCAATACCGCCGGATGTACCTCTAACACAACAAGAATATTAACTGTCAATGCTAATCCCATTGCATCTATAAGTGGTACAAATATAATATGTTCTGGTACTGGTTCTACATTCACAGCAAGTGGTGGTACGAGTTATTTGTGGAGTACTTCGGCAACGACAGCAGCGATCAATGTGAGTGCAGCGGGAACCTATGCTGTAACGGTGACCAATGCAGACGGTTGTTCCGCAAGTGCTGCCAAAGTTTTGACTGTCAACGAAAATCCAAATGCTGAAATATCCGGCATAAATGAAATCTGTGAAGGTTCAAGTACAACATTCATAGCAAGTGGTGGTACGAGTTATTTGTGGAGTACTTCGGAAACGACACAAACAATCACTGTAAATACACCGGGAACCTATGCTGTAACGGTGACCAATGCAGACGGTTGTTCCGCAAGTGCAGCCAGAGTTTTGACCGTCAACACAAATCCAAGTGCTGAAATAACCGGTGTAAATTCTATTTGTGAAGGTTCTAGTACTACATTCACAGCAGGTGGTGGAACGAGTTATTTGTGGAACAATAGTTCCAATCAGGCATCTATTCTTGTTTCTGTTGCAGGTACATACGTAGTGACAGTTACCAATGTTCAGGGTTGTACTACTATTACTTCCAAAACACTTACCATAAGTCCTTCTTTAAATGTTGCCATAGAATATTTTGGAAATGTGTGTCTAACGGATACTTCTAAAATTGGTGCAATTTTAGATGGTGGTACTGAACCGTTTACTTATAATTGGGCAGGTCCATTAGGTTTTTCAGAAAATTCGCAAATCGTCAATATCACTACAGACGGAAATTATTATGTCACAGTGACGGATGCAAATGGTTGTAGTGGTGTGACTAATGGTTTTGTGTACGATAGGTATGAATTGTTTATTGTAAGCTTATCTACAGAAATTTGTGAAGGCGAAAGTATAAATCTTCAGGTGGACAGTCCTTTCGCTGTATCTTACCAATGGGGTGCCAATGCAGAAAATGCCACAACTGCCAGTGTGACTGTCTTGCCTACATTTCCCTCTTCATCCTACCAAGTAACCGTAACTAATGATTTGGGTTGTGTAGCAGTGCCAGATATAAACATAAATGTTAAACCAAAGCCAATAGTTAATATCACAGGACCTAATGAAATCTGTGTGGGAAATACTACTAACTTAACACCAAATATAGGTGGAACATGGATAAGTAGTAATCCGTCAGTAGCAAGTATCACAAATGGTGGAGTAGTGACAGGCATCAGTGGGGGGACAGCCAATTTTGTTTTTACAAATTCAACTACACAGTGTAGTTCGGATCCAAGTCTGAATATAATCGTAAATAATAAACCTACTGTATCTGTAACAGGCCCTAATAGTATTTGTAAAGACGCTACAACAACCCTGTCTCCTTCATCTGGGGGAACGTGGTTGAGCAACAATTCAACAATAGCTTCTGTGACTAGCAGTGGTATTGTAACCGGACTAAATGCAGGTACTGCAACATTTGTTTTTACAGACAATGCAACAGGTTGTAGTTCATTAAATACCACTACAGTAACTGTCACTGATAAAGCGGGAGTTACGATTAGTGGGCCACAACAAGTGTGTGTTCAAAATACAATCACTTTATCTGCATCCAGCGGTGGGGGCAGTTGGGTAAGCAGTAATACTTCTGTAGCAACTATCCATCCATCGACAGGTGTACTTACAGGAGTTGCAGGTGGTAGTGTGGTCATTTCTTACATGCATAATTCAGGGGCTTGTAGCGAGACAGCGACTTATGGTGTTTTAGTAAATCAAAAACCAACTGTACAAATCACTGGTGATACTGCAATATGTGCAGGACTATCTACGACATTATCTCCAACTACTGGAGGAATATGGGTGAGCAGCAATTCTTCGGTAGCAATTGTAAATAATGATGGTTTGGTTACTGGTATAGCAGCTGGTACAGCAACTTTTACCTTTACAAATAATGGTACAGGATGTCAGTCAGATGCTACTGGAGTAGTGACTATTTATGCTAAACCAATAATCACGTTAAATGGGGCAAATGAAATATGCGTAGGAAGTACGACAACATTTAGCCCATTGCCAAATGGAACATGGTCAAGTAACAATTTTAATGTCGCATCTATCTCAGAGACGGGTGTAGTCACAGGGGTGAATCCAGGTTTAGTCAGATTTGCTTTCACTGCAGAAGGTTCAGGATGTGTTTCGGAAGAAAGTGTTCAGATTTCAGTAACAAACAAACCAGTTTTGGCTATAAATTATAATGGGTCAGTGTGTCTTACAGATACCTCACAATTATCTGTTTTAGTGACCAATGGCACACCATCCTTCAATTACAATTGGAGCGGTCCATCCGGATTCTCACGAAGTACAGCTTTGGTAACCATTATAAACAATGGAAATTATAGTGTAACTGTGACTGATTCAAAAGGATGTTCTGCGAGTATTTCTGCTTTTGTTCATCAAAGATATGTACCGGTAATGGTTAATCTAAATACTGCAGTGTGTGAAGGCAGCAGTGTCAATCTGGCAGTAAATGCGTCAGAAGTAGTATCGTATCAATGGGGATCGAATGCGGGCAACGCTACTACGCCGACAGTTAATGTAACACCTCAGTTTCCATTTTCCGACTACACTGTTACTGTAACGAATACAACAGGCTGTATAGCTTCTGTTTCTTCACAGGTTCTTGTAAATCAGAAACCTCAGATTAGTTTTGAAGGACCTGCAGATATATGTTTGGGTCATTCAACTTCTGTATTACCTTCTTCTGGTGGAGTGTGGGCTGTCACCAATCCTTCGGTAGCGAGTATTACAAATAATGGACTCATCACCGGCATAGGTCAGGGAACTACTGGATTTATATTCACATTAAGTGCAACTGGATGTAAATCAGATACATCTGCCATATTGACTGTGCATAGCAATACTCCTTTAGCCGTAAATGGGCCAAATACAATCTGTGTGAGTGGTGAGACTCAGCTTTTACCTGTATTTGGTGGAATATGGACAAGTAACAATCCATCCATCGCTTCTGTAACTTCAAACGGTGTAGTGACTGGTATTTCACAGGGAATAGCAGGATTTACATTTACGAGTAATCAGGGTTGTCTGAATACAGGGGGTATTAACATTATAGTTAATGAAAAACCTTTCACATTTGTATCTGGAGATTCAGAAATTTGTGTGAATGCTCAAAGCCAATTATTACCTTCTTCAGGAGGTGTTTGGGTAAGTAATAATCCGGTTGTAGCTTCTGTAAGTAATGAAGGTTTTATCACAGGATTAAGTGCCGGAGATGTGACTTTTACTTTTACAGATAGCAATGGTTGTGTGTCCGCCCCATCCAGTGAAGTCACTGTAATTGCTAAACCAAATATTATTCTGAATGGTCCTGATAGTATCTGTATTGGTAGTACAACTGCTTTCCTTCCGAATTCAGGCGGAATCTGGATGAGTAGCAATCCATTGATTGCTACTATTAATAGCCAGGGAATTGTTATGGGTATAAATGCAGGACAGGTAAGTTTTAGTTTTATGGATGCAGCTACAGGATGTAGTTCAGGTAATTCTCAGTTAATCACAATAAACAGCAGGCCTGTAATTTCAGTATCCGGCCCTACTTCTATCTGTCTGGGTGCTGAAACGAATCTTCTTCCATCATCAGGTGGTGTATGGGTTAGCAGTAATCCTTCTGTCGCTACTGTTACAAATGCAGGGGTAGTAAAAGGAATAAGTTTTGGGACGGTAACATTTACTTTTACAAATACTATTACAGGATGTGTTTCAAATCCTTCATCAATAATTACAGTCAACAACGGACCTACTGTGGGTATTTCAGGACCCCAAACTATATGCATTGGTGGGTCCACAAATTTATTTCCTTCAACAGGAGGAAGCTGGAGTTCTCTCAATCCATCTGTTGCAACAGTTACTAACACAGGTATAGTACAGGGTATAAGTTTTGGTAGTACTGGTTTTATTTTTACACTAACATCTACAGGGTGCATTTCCGCTGCCACACAATCTATTGCTGTAGCCATGAAGCCTACTGTTGGAATAAGCGGAGATAATATTATTTGTGCCGGAGCTTCCACAACATTGTTTCCTTCAAGCGGAGGTACGTGGGTAAGCAACAATCCGTCTGTGGCTACCGTGACAGCAAATGGAACAGTCACGGGACTTACAAATGGAGTTGCTTCATTCAGATATACAAGTGATAGTGGTTGCCAGTCAGATTTAACAGATCCCGTGTCCATAAATGGAAAACCCTTAGTCATGTTTTCCGGACCAACTAATATTTGCACCGGTTTAAGTACAAATTTGTTACCTAATTCAGGGGGTACATGGGCGAGTTCAAATTCAGCAATTGCTACAGTTGAAAATAATGGGTTGGTTACAGGTATAGCAGCTGGGGTCGTACGATTTGCTTTTATAAATTCTGCAACGGGTTGTGTTTCAGATTCTACACAACTACTGACAGTTCATCCAAGACCTGTGGTTTCATCGACCAGTTCCGGTACTTTATGTATCGGAACATCAACAAATGTCTTCCCGTCAACAGGTGGTATCTGGTCATCCACTAATCAATTGATAGCTTCTGTAAATAATTCCGGTTTAGTAACAGGCTTGACTCCAGGCACAACTTATGTTTCTTTTACCCAGTTGTCAACCGGTTGTATTTCTGAAAATAATATTCCTATCACAGTAAATACACGTCCGAATGTTTCATTTATTGGTGCAAATACATTGTGTATTGGTGATAATACAACATTGAGTCCAAATGTAGGAGGAACCTGGACAAGTCAGAATCCGGTTGTAGCAAGTGTGACATCATCAGGATTTGTATTAGCAAAAAATGAGGGGTTTACAAAATTTACTTTTACAGATAGTTCTACCGGATGTTCAGCCACCACCTCAAATAATCTGGTCGTAAAAGGCAGACCTAACATTTCTTTGTCAGGGCCCGAGTCTATTTGTATCGAAGGTGAAACGCAATTTCTTCCATCCGCCGGAGGTATCTGGGAAAGTTTCACACCAAATATAGCAATTATAAATAATCAAGGAACAGTAACAGGCGTTTCTCAGGGAAATGCCCTTTTCAGATTTACCGATAGTTCCACTGGATGTGTTTCTTCATTGTCACAATATATTTTTGTTTTTGCACCCAAAGAAGTGTCGGTGTCAGGCCCTACTGAAATATGTCTGGGTTATGGCACCACACTTTTTCCATCGGATGGAGGTGTTTGGTTCAGTGCGGATACCACTATAGCAAGAGTAAGTAGTAATGGATTCGTTAAAGGTATTGCCCCGGGAAAAGTGTCTTTTTATTTTGTAGATACCAACACAGGTTGTGTCACTTACCTTCCGGATAATTCCATTAGTGTCATTAATTGTATTGATCCTGACTTTGCAGTAACTTTAGTGAATGTTCCGGTTACAGGTAATGTATCAACCAATGACGATGGCCTTCAACTAAAAGTGTATAATCAGCCGTTTTTGATCTCAAAACCGTCAGCAAGTATGGAAATAATAACACTCAATAATGATGGGACCTACAATTTTGTCGCCGACAAAGCTGGTAAATATGTTTATAAAGTTCCCTTGTGCATAGCACCAAATGTGACTGGTTGTCCCGGTTCATTGTTGGAAATAACTGTAGTAGATCATTTAAATTCGCATGTTGATTTTATTGTTAACCCCGACTTTTATACAGTTTATCAGCTAAATACACCCGGAAGAGAGATTTCACCTTCGTTAAAACCCATCAAGAATGATTTTTGTATCAAATCAATTAATTGTAATCTGGTCTCTGCCGCAAACATAATGTCTGTCAATATTCATGACATTAATTCAGTCATAGATGCATCCGGAAATCTGATTTATGTTCCAGCTACATCGTTTAAAGGTCAGGATACTGTTTTTTATCAGTTATGTGCAACTGAGTGTGTCAGTTCTCACCAAATAATAACTGTAAATGCACCTTCTGCATTGAATAGTACAGTCGGTGTAGATGACTTCTTTATGAGTTTTAGTGATTTGCCGGTTTCCGGAAATGTAATGCTGAATGATACAGATCCTGAAATGGACAGCCAATCAGTGGTGCAACAGGGTAGTTTGGCGGCACCGATTGTTATTCCTTCAGGTTCATATTATATAGCTTCAGACGGGAACTTCTTGTTTACGCCGGCTTCAGGATTTTCGGGTCCGGTACAAATTGTTTATACTGTATGTGATGATAATCTAAATTCTGTATGTACCAAAGCGACCTTACACCTTTTAATTGTAGAGGATTACAAGTTGCGATTGAGAGTATATCTGGAAGGTGCATTGATGCAAAATGGAGGCGCAAAGGGTTCTGATAATAGACCTTTGATGAGAGATAATTTAAGACTAAATCCTTTTACAGGTCAAAATTATATACCAGTAAATGATCCTTATTCTATAAATAGTTATTTTGTTCAGGTTAGTTCTAAATTTGTTAAAGTGGGACCGGGTACATTGGCAAAATATAAAACTATTCCTGATCCGCAGACCGTTTTCAATATCACAGGACAAAATGCAATTGTTGACTGGGTATTTGTAGAACTTAGATCTAAAACCGATAATTCTAAAGTAATTGCGACAAGATCTGGATTACTGCAAAGAGATGGAGATGTAGTTGATTTAGATGGATTAAGTTATCTTTCATTTCCTGGTGTTATGGAAGATAGTTTCTATGTGGTTGTGAAACACAGGAATCATTTGGGAGTGATGTCGGGCATAGTTTCAAACAACGAATTAGTTGATTTTACAAAACCATCCACTACTACATTTGATTTTGGCTCGACACTTAATAACGGCTTTGATTTTACTGGATTGGCTCAAAAAAGTAATGTAGTACATGGTTATAAAGCCATGTGGGCAGGGGATTTTGATTGTGATGGAAAATTGAAGTTTGCAAATCCGAATGATGACCTGAATATGCTTTTCTTTGATGTTTTGGCGCATCCTGATAATTTATCATCGAGTTCCAATTTTGATTTTGGACATGGTTATATACAGGGAGATTATGACTTGAATGGTAAAACAAAATATGACAATCCTAATGATGATAAAAATTTATTGTTCGGACAAATATTATTTTATCCTTTAAATTCGGGAATTCTTTCAAACTTTAATTTTTTAATTGTTCAAGTGCCGCCAAGTAAATAA